In Vulpes lagopus strain Blue_001 chromosome 20, ASM1834538v1, whole genome shotgun sequence, the DNA window CATTAAGCCACGGAGGCCCACAGGAACCAGCTTCATCACCAGGCGTGGGTAAGCAATATTAGAGCACCCAGCTCTGCTTCCACATACTTGCATGCAGTGCTCTGGGTTGATGCAAGCTATATCATCAGCAAACAGTATTCTGGAAATCATTCCTGGGACAACTATGATAAACATTGGCAGCAGCTTCAAGAAGCCAGCCATAAGAGTAGAGCCTTTGGCATGAGCAATGTTTTTAGCTGCTAAGACTCTCTGCACGATGACTTGGTCAGCACACCAGTACCATACTGAAGCTGGGGTCTGCCCAAGAACAAATCCAGGCCAAGGAACATCTTCATCTGTTGGATTCCGCAACATTTTCAGTGCATCTTTCTTAGGGTGGACATTACAAGAATTTGTGTTGGAAAGGTTGTATGTCAACAAGATGGAAGTAACATTGGGTGAGGCCAACATGTACCTTCTCTTAACTTCCTCAAACCCGCCAATCTCCATCATGCTAATTATCATAAGTGTGAGTGCCCCAACGATCATAAGCAGAGCCTGTAGAGTGTCTGTGTAGATCACTGCAACAAGGCCTCCGGTGACAGTCAGCAAAGCAGTCATGCCAATGAGCAGGATGACAGACACATAGAGGTTCCAACCCAAAGACTCCTGGATAAAGAGGGCACCCGAATACAGATCCACTGAGAGCTTGGTGAAGATATAGAGAATCAGAGACAAGGCTGCAAAATAGACCTGAATCCTATGGCCACCAAATCGCTTGGACAAGTATTCAGGCATGGTGTATACCCCTGACCGGATGTAAATCGGGATGAAAACCCATCCCAGAAGTTGCAAAAGCAGTAAGGCATTGAATTCCCATGCGCCCACTGCAAATCCACTTGCAGCTCCAGATCCTGCCAGCCCAATGAAGTGCTCACTCCCAATATTGCTCACAAACAGAGAGGCACCAATTGCTACCCAGGTCATAGAGCGCCCCGCCAGGAAGTATCCACTCACGGTGCTTCTATTAGATTTCCACATGGCAAAAAAACCAATGCACATGACCAGGATAAAATACAGGGCCACTATGGCAATGTCTGCTGTCTCCAGTACAGCCCTCATTTTGGTAACTTTGTGAATAAAAGTGTCCAATGACAGAAGTGTCCGactttttatttactcattagtaACCCCAGCCAAGTCTGTAAACCATACGTGAACTGGACTACACAGAGCAACACAGCAGGTCAAAGTCTTTGTCCTTTGGTTTGCTGTCTTGATGGTGGTGGTTGTGATAAACTTTGAAGGAGACAGTTTAAATTTTCCTCCGCTTCTTAATTGGGATTGAGAACTTAGCTCGTACTCTTAATCCACTCTCCACAAGACCATCAGCATTTACTCAGGTGCTGGAGGAGAAATTCTGAGTTGCAGCTAAGTTAGTGAAGCCTACTGTACCAACCCTGCAAGGCagcaaagacaaaagacaaagatTGAATTAGAGGAGGGTCTCACCAAGTGATGAGGAAACTTTCAGTCTAGCAAAACGGCGCAATAAGAcattctttataaaaagaaaaaaaaaacttttaaaatatacttcagtTCCACAGGAAAGAGCAATCTATACTAGCACATCTGATACGTAAAGTCATGagaatatttatcattttgaacTAAGAACAAAAATTCATTGATCTCATAACTAAGTGACCTAACTTCTCTAGCAACTAAGAGCTGCCTACCATGACGTTGCCCTTTTTTCATCTTACTGTTGTCGTCTCAGACTGGAACAGACACCAAGATCCTAAAGCACCTTAAGGGAGGAGGTGGAAGGGACACtaattttttataaggacaccaaaaTGAATCTTCAAATGCTATGAATCCTGAATAATGAACTTTATAGGCAGTTAGGGTCCTGGATGGAACAGGCAGGTAGACTGAAAATGTTACCATCTACACCCAAACACAAAATCAAGTATTACTTACTCTATGCAAAATTATTGTAAAATTCTCCTAAATTCCTACTACAAATGTGTATGTGGTAGTTATCACCCAGTAATGTAGAAATTGTGAGAGGACTCCTGccctaaaggaaaacaaaacattccacacacacacacacacacacacacacacacaactaggAACACACAACTTATAAAAccctaaaattttattgtttctccTAGCTAGAAGACATCacaagatttttgaaaaatgttcaaaaatttctttccattcctttcatCAGGCAATAATTCCAAGAGAATCTCTGAGCGAATAAAGGCACACAGGCACAAGGTTtgattttgttgaatatttttcccttttaatactGCTTTCTCGTTGAAGGGTATAGAAAGCAAGAatagggaggaggagaaaagaatttCTCAAAGACCAAAAAATATTATATCTTCCAAACTTCatgaaacaaacatttatcaacCATTAGATAATAAGTTCTCTTCAATTAAGTCAATCACATATTTTTCAGTCCtggattaaggaaaaaaaatcactctgcaAAACAGACATTTAAATCCACCTAAAATCAAATTTATGGATCAGATGGGTTTTCTCctgaaaaaacagacaaattctAACTCTACAaagttaattataattatagttgagatcaaaatgaagaatatttgtTATTCATACTAATGCCTTCCACACATCAACTTCTAATGTGAGTCCTTTTGTGATAAAGCAACCTCAAAGTGAAATTTTTTCTACATTTGACAAAGTAGATAACTTTTTGATGAATCTctgcattttcctttaaaaatcagtaCCAAACTTAAGTCCTATAAATGATACTAAAGGCACCGCTTTCCAAAACTGTTCAAAATAGACCACagtattaaaaactttttaaaaaaatttttatttattcatgagaaacacagagagtcaGAAATACAGGCCAAGTTAGaggcaggctcttcgcagggagcccaatccaggactcaatcccagaaccctgggatcacgacctgagccaaaggcaaacactcaaccactgagccacccaagtgccctgtattagaaacttaaaaatacacCTCTCACTGGCCAGGAAAGGATCTGGAAACAATGGCTAAAGATAAACGTTCTATTGAATTAGGTTATTAGGTCTAACTCATAATGCTGCCTAGATAGAAATGTCTTAAACCCatctttatgccttttttttaaagcgtACTGCACTATAATAATTATACTAAGAAAACTGATTACTATCTTTCCTCCTAAGAGTCTATAATGAGTGACATGAATAAAACTCCCAcacacaaaagtataaaatatatgaacagtTGGGATTTGTATCACTTCCTACTTGCCAAATCTTCAAAGCTGGCCATATTTCTGTGACCACTATCCCCACCCCTAAAACTTTCTAAAGAAACACTTGGACATTATCTAGAAGGATCacctaaatttttaataaaatataatcagatGACTAATATACATCAATTACCTAAAAGGTATCTTTAATGTTTCAGTATAAGGGGGCAAGtccttaattaaaaagaaaatagctgtTGGCAGTTATGAAATCCAGCCATCTAAGTAGCTCTCTCCCTGCCATTCATCATCCAAGCCACTTGTTTCAACTTCCACAGAAAAGCCTAATTCACCTGGCAAGACAGCCCTTTCAGGTGTTACTCTTCTTCATGGCAGCTGCTGACCAAAAATATGTTTCTCCCAAGAAGAGACAAACTAAACACTCGGTGCttttgttggggggtggggggaggagatgTACGAGGAATATGCGCAGCAACAGCCCCTACCAGCAGCTTCTTTGTTCAGAGAACCAAGtgctcaaaaagaaaacaagcaccTTCTTAAATCACTAGCAAGCACTGCTAATATCAGTAACATTGTTCTTCTTGTCAAATTGGATCTATACAAGCCAGATCTCTGAGCCATATTTTGTTTCCTGATGAATGAACCTTCAGACTGGTCTAAACCCTAACTTCTCTAGAACAGCAGGTCAGCTACAGAGAAAAGACATGCCCACAGGAAAGGTAGCAGGGAGTGGCCAAATGCTAGCTCAAGGCTGACTTTCTCCATTCTGTCTGCCTGTGCTTCCTCAGACCATTCAGAAGCCACTGCCAACAGTCCCCATCTCACTGGATACCATACCAATTTGTGGGCAGGTTTaagatttttccaatttaaacAAAAACCATCCAGAGACCAGCACCTGGTAaagactggaaaaggaaaaacaaaaccaaaaataggtCAATTCAGTTtatagaaagatataaaaatactataatacAACGCAGCTAAATTTCACATTCTAGCCATGAACAGAGATCGTCACAGCCTTTAGTAGATAAATTATGCATTCCTTAAAAATGGTtccaaataaaatacacaataagTTCcgcattttttctttcctttaaagaagtaaatatttctacaaaaataCAATGAACACTAACCAGAATGCCTTTATTTCAGAACAAATATAcctgaaaaaattttttcatcagctaaaatgaaactttttaatttatgtttctgtATTACTAGGATAAGCTGTTACACAGGTCAGGTAAATCCTGTAAGTGAGAAATGTGAGACAAGTAAAACAGGTACAGGAATGATAAATATATGGGTTGGTTTCTTggtagtatatttttttaagaaaacaaatatttctataataaaagtattatttgtgGAATGTATAAAGTGGTCCCCTAGTGGTGATGGGCAGTATAATAAATTTTTCCAAATCGCAAAACAAAGGCATTTACTGTGAAACAGAGCAGAAGCTCCCCCAACCCCGAGAGGGCTTCCTTTTCAGAAAgtgttttgttgacagttttgcacaaaattagaataaaatgttgGTACTGTCTCATGTAACAGAATGAATTAAATGACAACTGAAGAAGTAATCCAAATAGAGAAGTATACCTAAGTATTTGCTGTGTTTGAACTAGAAAGAGGAAAATAGGTAACACCAAATTATATTACCTATGAACGCCCGCTTAggtattaaaatcaaaatataattagtTATAGTAACCAAATCCAACATCTCTTTTCTATTATCTAGGATGAGCATATAATTTATCTTCCAAACTAGGAAATTACTCTGGGACAATCTGTAAAATCAAGGACATATAGTCACTCTAGAAAGGGAGTCACCAATAAAAACCCACCAGGGAACAAGAGAAACAATTCCTAAAGCCAACAGGGCCCCAAGTCATAACAACTTCAATGAGGCAAGGGGactgacaaaagacagaaaacagcAATACAAAAGTGGCCCAACAACAACCTTTTTAGCTTGGAGTCACTTTTAAAACCACACACTCAAAGGACAATCTGAACAGGCCAGCCCAGCACTATCAATAGTAGGCTTCCAAGGGCTTGCTTATATTCTGATCCAATGAAAAATGTTCACTGTACCAGCTAGTAACCTAAGAATTATGGAACACATGGGCACCTTTGAAAACTTACATGTATGGGTGGCACCATTGAGAAAGCAGACAAGTTTTGAAGGGCTGGAGCCACATAAAATTGTCCAGTGCATAGACCAGGTACTTATTAGCACATGTTGCTTTACCTTCTACAACTTGTATGAATTAAAAGTTATGATTATCACCTCCTTTCAAATTAAACTGTCAACTATATCCCAAACTTGTTAGGTTTCTCACAAAAACTATATatagataaaagaactaaataaaatattaaatattcagttCTCTCGCAAATATCTTAAGGAGACTCTCAACCATCTCATGAACAATTAGCTCCTAATTTACATCACTTCAAgtaaaataccaaaaa includes these proteins:
- the SLC5A3 gene encoding sodium/myo-inositol cotransporter, which gives rise to MRAVLETADIAIVALYFILVMCIGFFAMWKSNRSTVSGYFLAGRSMTWVAIGASLFVSNIGSEHFIGLAGSGAASGFAVGAWEFNALLLLQLLGWVFIPIYIRSGVYTMPEYLSKRFGGHRIQVYFAALSLILYIFTKLSVDLYSGALFIQESLGWNLYVSVILLIGMTALLTVTGGLVAVIYTDTLQALLMIVGALTLMIISMMEIGGFEEVKRRYMLASPNVTSILLTYNLSNTNSCNVHPKKDALKMLRNPTDEDVPWPGFVLGQTPASVWYWCADQVIVQRVLAAKNIAHAKGSTLMAGFLKLLPMFIIVVPGMISRILFADDIACINPEHCMQVCGSRAGCSNIAYPRLVMKLVPVGLRGLMMAVMIAALMSDLDSIFNSASTIFTLDVYKLIRRSASSRELMIVGRIFVAFMVVISIAWVPIIVEMQGGQMYLYIQEVADYLTPPVAALFLLAIFWKRCNEQGAFYGGMAGFVLGAVRLTLAFAYRAPECDQPDNRPGFIKDIHYMYVATALFWVTGLITVIVSLLTPPPTKEQIRTTTFWSKKSLVVKESCSPKDEPYKMQEKSILRCSENSEATNHIIPNGKSEDSIKGLQPEDVNLLVTCREEGNPVASLGHSEAETPVDAYSNGQAALMGEKERKKETEDGGRYWKFIDWFCGFKSKSLSKRSLRDLMEEEAVCLQMLEEPPQVKLILNIGLFAVCSLGIFMFVYFSL